The following are encoded in a window of bacterium genomic DNA:
- a CDS encoding PGPGW domain-containing protein: MALPDYLNNKNAAFAAALKLVRTILGFSVLAVGLLMVVLPGPAIVVIPLGLAILASEYAWARRYLKKFKEGGEKLGYIFFRRKSSDTTHSKG; encoded by the coding sequence ATTGCTTTGCCGGACTATTTGAATAACAAAAACGCTGCCTTTGCGGCCGCATTGAAACTCGTCCGGACCATTCTCGGGTTCAGCGTGCTGGCCGTGGGACTTTTAATGGTCGTACTGCCCGGACCTGCGATCGTGGTCATTCCGCTTGGGCTGGCAATACTGGCGAGTGAATACGCTTGGGCGCGCAGATACTTGAAGAAATTCAAGGAAGGCGGCGAGAAGCTGGGTTACATATTCTTTCGCAGAAAGTCTTCAGACACTACGCACTCAAAAGGTTGA
- the rsgA gene encoding ribosome small subunit-dependent GTPase A: MLTPPPQANGRVASIARRTCLLNLSSGEQTEAVLRGKLFDYDGSGVTVGDWVRAECENGQWAVEEVLERSNSYLRKGLRREKQVMFANADRVLIVASLARPQTKIAAIDRFLVAALFGGVKPVLVMTKNDLDDESKREREIRAIYESFDFPVFSVSNETGDGLPQMKGLLSAGTSAIIGNSGVGKSSLTNLLVPDLELRVREVSSWSGKGTHTTTAALLVRFGDDAALIDTPGMKSFVPYGLTRENLISLFPDVRDLAVNCRFRNCKHVAEPDCAVLEALDEHTLVESRYKSYHRLLSELDEDY; this comes from the coding sequence ATGCTAACCCCTCCGCCTCAAGCTAACGGCCGCGTAGCTTCCATTGCCCGCCGAACGTGCCTGCTCAATCTGTCTTCCGGTGAACAGACGGAAGCAGTTCTGCGCGGAAAACTGTTCGACTATGACGGCAGCGGCGTGACGGTGGGCGACTGGGTGAGGGCTGAGTGCGAAAACGGGCAATGGGCGGTGGAAGAAGTGCTGGAACGCTCCAACTCCTATTTGCGAAAAGGATTGCGGCGCGAAAAACAGGTGATGTTTGCCAATGCCGACCGCGTTCTGATTGTCGCATCGCTGGCTCGGCCGCAAACCAAAATCGCTGCAATTGACAGATTTCTCGTCGCGGCACTTTTCGGCGGCGTTAAACCTGTGCTCGTCATGACGAAAAACGACCTCGATGACGAGAGCAAACGCGAACGCGAGATCCGCGCGATTTACGAAAGCTTCGACTTCCCCGTCTTCTCTGTGAGTAATGAAACCGGCGACGGCCTGCCGCAAATGAAGGGACTGTTGTCCGCCGGAACTTCTGCCATCATTGGCAACTCCGGAGTTGGAAAGAGCTCGTTGACTAATTTGCTCGTTCCTGACCTTGAACTGCGGGTGCGGGAAGTGAGTTCCTGGTCAGGCAAGGGAACACACACCACTACCGCAGCTCTGCTTGTCCGGTTCGGCGACGACGCCGCGCTGATTGACACTCCCGGTATGAAGAGTTTCGTGCCCTACGGTCTGACCCGTGAGAATCTCATTTCACTTTTCCCCGACGTGCGCGACTTGGCAGTCAACTGCCGCTTCCGCAATTGCAAGCACGTCGCCGAACCGGATTGTGCCGTGCTCGAAGCGCTGGATGAACACACTCTCGTTGAATCCCGCTACAAAAGCTACCACAGACTGTTAAGCGAGCTCGACGAAGACTATTGA
- a CDS encoding pyridoxal-phosphate dependent enzyme: MQPSKEKNRLGDITEAIGNTPLVRLNKIGKGTGSEIWVKCEHLNPSGSIKDRIAIYMIDKAAREGELKPGGLIVENTSGNTGQGVAMVAAVKGYRCIFTMPDKMSQEKADGMKAYGGKVVVTPTNVPADSPQSYYETAKRIHRDTPGSYYVNQYHNPVNTEAHYQLTGKEIWEQTEGQITHFVAGVGTFGTFAGIAKYLKEKNPKIKCIAVDPYGSVFHSLWKTGKMSEPFVYKVEGMGEDMITGNMDLTLVDDMIQVDDKMCFSNARRLCREEGIMAGGSSGGAVHAALEVARTAPKGSVIVTILPDSGSRYLSKMYNDEWMRDNGLMQEPTQIGTVGDLLLARLPFSLISVPSTEKVGNVITKMKENGISQLPVIQGDKVLGLIHEVDLLKFLLSGIGTSQSSIEPLVQTDFPTVTEEETLETVSQIFTQLSRDAVMVLRDDVPCDIITKIDLIDYLLHRSNAK, from the coding sequence ATGCAACCTTCCAAAGAAAAAAACCGTTTAGGCGACATCACAGAAGCCATCGGCAATACACCGCTGGTGCGATTGAACAAAATCGGCAAGGGTACAGGCTCAGAAATCTGGGTCAAATGTGAGCACCTGAATCCGTCCGGTTCGATTAAGGACCGCATCGCCATCTACATGATTGACAAGGCTGCTCGAGAAGGAGAGCTGAAGCCGGGAGGTTTGATTGTGGAGAACACAAGCGGCAACACCGGACAGGGTGTTGCGATGGTGGCGGCGGTGAAGGGTTATCGCTGCATTTTCACGATGCCGGACAAGATGTCGCAGGAGAAGGCGGACGGCATGAAGGCTTACGGCGGGAAGGTGGTGGTGACGCCGACCAATGTTCCCGCTGATTCACCGCAGAGCTACTATGAGACGGCAAAGCGGATTCATCGCGATACGCCGGGCAGCTATTACGTGAATCAGTACCACAATCCGGTCAACACGGAAGCGCACTATCAGTTGACAGGAAAGGAAATCTGGGAGCAGACGGAAGGGCAGATAACACATTTTGTCGCGGGTGTCGGGACGTTCGGGACGTTCGCGGGAATTGCAAAGTACCTTAAGGAGAAGAATCCCAAGATTAAGTGTATCGCGGTGGACCCTTACGGCTCGGTGTTCCACAGTTTGTGGAAGACCGGCAAGATGAGCGAGCCGTTCGTGTACAAGGTGGAAGGCATGGGTGAGGACATGATTACCGGGAACATGGATCTCACGCTGGTGGACGACATGATACAAGTTGATGACAAAATGTGCTTCTCCAACGCGCGCCGGCTGTGCCGCGAGGAAGGCATCATGGCGGGCGGTTCGTCGGGCGGAGCAGTTCATGCAGCGCTTGAAGTCGCGCGCACCGCTCCGAAAGGCTCGGTGATTGTGACGATTCTGCCTGACAGCGGATCGCGCTATTTGTCAAAGATGTATAACGATGAGTGGATGCGCGACAACGGCTTGATGCAGGAACCGACTCAAATCGGAACGGTGGGCGATTTGCTGCTGGCGCGTCTGCCGTTTTCGCTGATTTCCGTTCCCAGCACTGAGAAGGTCGGAAATGTCATCACAAAAATGAAAGAGAATGGCATATCGCAGCTGCCCGTCATCCAGGGAGACAAAGTTCTTGGTCTGATTCATGAGGTTGACCTGCTCAAGTTCCTGCTCTCCGGAATCGGCACGTCGCAATCCAGCATTGAGCCGCTTGTGCAGACGGATTTTCCGACGGTCACGGAAGAGGAGACTCTTGAAACGGTCAGCCAGATTTTCACGCAATTGTCGCGCGACGCGGTGATGGTCTTGCGAGACGACGTGCCGTGCGACATCATCACAAAAATCGACTTGATTGATTACCTTCTGCATCGCAGCAACGCAAAGTAG
- a CDS encoding glycerophosphodiester phosphodiesterase, translated as MADRFRQVLAGRPVVLGHRGSPNGAQENTIASFRLALDEGADGVELDVQLTRDGVPVVFHDDAFTTGEKIAELTFAEMREVAHGLRAHVHTLEEVLRELAGKGFVNIEIKTAGREAEVLAIARKTMPKDTFLFSSFLPEVVAAYRKLAQDVPAIWIVAEQMSLEQALEVVHRIDARGIAFYHELITPELAGFFKIHNVPLFTWTVNEPAEAKRLVDIGVCGIITDEPKRVVGTI; from the coding sequence GTGGCAGATAGATTTCGACAAGTCCTGGCCGGCCGACCCGTGGTACTTGGGCATCGCGGTTCACCGAACGGCGCGCAGGAGAACACAATTGCCTCCTTTCGGTTGGCGCTTGATGAAGGCGCGGACGGAGTCGAGCTCGATGTGCAGTTGACGCGCGACGGAGTGCCGGTGGTGTTTCATGACGACGCGTTTACGACCGGCGAGAAGATAGCGGAGTTGACCTTTGCGGAAATGCGGGAAGTCGCGCACGGTTTACGAGCGCACGTGCATACGCTTGAGGAGGTGCTGCGCGAGTTGGCCGGCAAGGGTTTCGTGAACATAGAGATTAAAACCGCTGGACGGGAGGCCGAGGTTCTTGCCATAGCGCGCAAGACGATGCCGAAGGACACTTTCCTATTTTCAAGCTTTCTGCCTGAGGTTGTTGCCGCCTACCGTAAGCTTGCTCAGGACGTTCCGGCGATTTGGATTGTTGCGGAGCAAATGAGTCTCGAACAAGCTCTGGAAGTCGTGCACCGGATTGATGCGCGGGGCATAGCATTTTACCATGAGCTTATCACACCGGAGCTTGCGGGATTCTTCAAGATACACAATGTGCCGCTGTTCACGTGGACGGTGAATGAACCGGCCGAAGCGAAGCGATTGGTGGACATCGGCGTGTGCGGGATTATCACGGACGAACCGAAGCGGGTTGTCGGAACGATATGA